TTTCTGGTTCATTGTATGTTACCTCTGATATGCACTTTCAAGAAATCTGTGATCTTAATGTTGTCCTGTGTGACATGATTGAAAGTGATGACTTAGAGATAAAAAATTTGGGTGATAGAATGAAAGTTAAGTTTGATAAATACTGGGGTGACCCTGACAAAATGAACAAGCTTATCTTTTTTGCTTATGTGTTTGatccaagtgtaaaattggAGGGAATGGAGTATTCTTTGACTACCATGTTTGGAAAGGTTAGAGGTGTTGCCTTGTATAAAGCTGTTGTTGATGAGCTAACCTTGCTTTTCCTTGAGTACAATTTTATGTATGAATTTGGTGGTGGTGGGAGCAGTAGCAATGTTTCTGAATTGGGCTCTCAACCTAGTTCTACTCAAGTTGATGGAGGCAATCTGGCTCCTGTCCCTGTCCCTTACTATGCTACTGGTACAAGAAAACCTCCATCTGTGATGAAAGCAAGATTCAAGCAACATCGGAGGGAAATGGGAACTTCCAGTTCTAGAAGAACtaaacttgaaatctatttAGATGAGGCCTTATTGGATGATGAGGACCAAATTGATGTGTTAATATGGTGGAAGTTCAATTCTGCTAGATTTCCAGTTCTGTCCAGAATGGCCCGAGATATCCTAGCAGTTCCCATTTCCACGGTGGCGTCTGAATCTGCCTTCAACGCTGGTGGGAGGGTCCTTGATTGCTTCAGGAGTTCTTTGACTCCTAAGCTGGTGGAAGCCCTTATCTGTACACAGAATTGGTTGAGAGCATCAATTGAACCTCTGGTGGTTGAAGAATGTATTGAGGAGTTGGAAACATTTGAGCAAGGTTACGTactttaatcttttaactttgtTTACAGTTTTTCTTTTATCTTACTTACATGTTTGACATTCTGTGATTTAGTGTTCTGAACTCAACTTTCTTTCCTGGATTTATTAGGGTTGCCAAATGTTGGTCCTCCTATTTAGAACCTGCAATCCAAGTGATGCGTTTTTTGCTTTTGGAAACACAAGTGACACTGTGTTGCAGTTGTGGTGTTGGACCTTATGGTGGAAGCCAATTGCCAAACTGAATTGTCCCTGTCCCTTCTGATTTTGCATATCATCTGATTCAGATATGAATCCTGGTGATAGTGTCCCTGTCCCTATCTGAACTGATGTCTTGAACAGACCAATCTGCTGTGGTGGAAGCAAAATGATTGTAAGAGATTTCAACTctttaacttcttttaaaattctttaaaactttttttaaactTCTGTtagtttaaattctttaaacTTCTTCTATACTTCTTTGAAACTTCTTTTATActtctttaaaacttcttttagTTTAAATCATGTAAACTACTTACTACTTTTCTggtttaaatcttttaaactacTTGCtatttgtttggtttaaatcttttaaactacttgctatttttttggtttaaatcttttaaactacTGGCTACTTTTCTGGTTTAATCCTTTTGAACTCCTTCTATATTAAATCTTTGTAACTGTTTTCAATTTACTTTTTTGGGCGATGATGACGCTTCCACCATATTTTCAGATGTTGTAATGCCTTCGTTGATATGAAATGAAGTAATGGCACATTTTTGAGCCACTGTATCTTAAATGATGCGATCACATTACAAATGAATAGAAAAACTCATATTCTGAGCCCCTAACTCCTTAACATCAAAATCTGGtctgtttttttaattgtaaattgCAGTGTAGTTATCAAAATTGATTGTTTTGTGTTTTGTTCTCTTCACTTTCTCAGCAGCTTGAGGCTGCTTGATCCTGTTGCAGCTTCCATGTGCTTTGCTTGAGGCCAGCCTGAGCCAGTGAGCCATGTGCTTTGCTTCTATTTAATTTGATGccatttttttgtaatatatcAGTTTAGAACAGTTAATATTTTTTGCATATACTTAACATTTTTTAGAAGGGATGTAATTTTGTATGTTAACATATTCTGAGAAGGGATGTAAATCATGTAATTATTTAAGTTCAGTTCTGAATATAAACAGAACAGTGAACACTAAACAGGGATGTAATTTGTAATTATGTCTATGTATtattgtaaatttataattggGTTGTTTGATAACTTAGGCCCATTAAGAGGCCCAAACCGAAataccgaaccgaaccgaatcgaAACCGACCGACATATTTCGGTTAAATTTATTTCggttttaacttaaaaaatagacaatttgGTTTTCATATTACTGCAATTCGACACCGTCGGTTTCTATAtattcaaaaccgaaccaaaccgaaccgaaccgacgcACACCCCTAGCGTCGGGCGACGGGTGGGTGACAGAGGGTGACGGGTgtgtgaccgattaaataataataatttatttttacgaattaatttttttttttcaattagcgacagatttaaatcagtcgctaaaatccgtcggtaattagcgacaTATTTTGAAAAATCCGTCGCCGAATTTTTTGGTCCGTCGCCGAAAAATTAGCGACGAGGATTTTGCCGACGGATTGAATCCGTCGGGAAACGTTTTTCCGATTggatttcatgcttttagcgacggaaaaatccgtcgttaAAAGCCAACATTTTTATAGTATCCATCTTCATTAATTAAACTCTTGTtatacaaaagaaaaaaagacgaaaaaagtattaaaaacagATAACTAAAATTAGTAATAAATAGATTCCGAATAagtaaaaaatcaaacatttcagtAGGATTCAGCTAAATCGAATCAAAATCAtgaataaaaactaaaaaatgacattaaattaaaaataagagaaattcttatgtagactcagtccaccacgtcattcatagactaaacctatcatattatgacatatcattaaaataatggcattatcgtaatattattatttaaaaatgtaaaaaaataataaacaaaattacgacactgccactattttaatgacgtgtcataatgtgataagccagttcacggatgacgtgatagagtTAATCTATCTAAGAATCTCCCCAAAAGTAaatactgaaaataaaaaattggcaTGAATATTGTCGATGATTTTCTTTAAAGGAAACAAtctgatttaaaattttatggatCTCTCAATCGTATTAAAAATGGTATGATTTATcctaaacaaataagaaaaattccaaaataaaaatattaataaatcataaaaaaagattcaaaaataaaaataaaaattaactctttaaatttagaatttgtTCCACACATGCTTCGATTTAATAAAACATgtagattataaaattaaatttaaaaattatcaaaacaaaaatgaaaaataaaaaccaaactaaaaatagattaaattttaaagtttttactACCCCATAATTTGATTATAAGTATTCTAATATCTATTCATGTACATTGTACAATATTCTACACTATAGAATTGAAATGGCGTGAATATCAAAACGATATACATGACTTGGTTTTCATGCCAGACCATATAATGCGTAGGGTCCTCATCGTGGGTGAATAATTAATGTGCTGGTGTAAAAATATACATGAAGTGATATGGGATGTCTTTTCATTTTGGAATTGGTGTCTTTTTGCACATTCTGCCATTTTATTAGCTATTGCGATTCATTTGCCTCGGACTTCAAATATTTTTGGTTTCTTTCATATGGGGTCAAATGTATTagctttcataattttttttcaggCTGTTTTTTATCTGTCAACTTTTACGTCCTATCATACTGCCTTCCAGGTTTCCAAAAGCATGTGGCATTAGAAGcgataataaatattttggcCTTCCACTACGTGCCTACGAATATAGACTTAAATGTTGAGTTCATATTATAAGGACTAAAATATACTTTGTCTTCCGTGAAATACAGTAGACCTTTGCTTTCCCGGGTGCTTGTTTAAGTCGctgtcctttttttttttgcttttcaaTTTCCCAAAAAAAGTATACTTCATATCCGCACGCAGTATACTAGCCTTCGTTCAGCTTATAAATAGGTCATTGCACCAGCAGTACTCTCACATTACCCACTCTATTTCTACATAGTAAGGTAAGGTTTCTTActattttagttttcaattatttcGGTGCGTtctttaaatgatatttttctCTATGCAGATTTAACAATTGTTGTCGCAAAATCAATTAAGGTTATTATTAGCAAAAATACCAACTAGTAATATTCGACAAGtcgaggtcgaacccacaaggactaGAGGTTAAAAGTGAGTGAATTATGATTTTGAAGTTCAATTCAGAAAGCAATGAAAAGTGATTGGTTTTAAGTAACATTACAATTTAAACTCAAACAACtaacaattaacaatttaaatgaGCAATAACAAACAACTAATCAAGAATAAGAATTAAATACGATAATTAAAAACGCCTAAGGGTTGTCTAATCATGACAATCGAATATTAGGACAAATAGGTCGGGTCTATAGATAATGGTTCGGATCAAGCTATTCGAGGGTAtcaaatccgctctctcgagccggaggTTGAAAGAATCGCTACTTGATTAATACACCGAAATCTAactcactctcgcgcaattagaTTTCGATAGGACTAAATTCACAAATTACACAACCGCACAAACCCTACACCACTCTCGTGCATTTAGGCTTCACAATCACAAACAAACATGTATAGATAATGAAGACCCAAATAATAATTAAGCAATAATGAATAGACATAGTTAATGTTGAGAGATTTACCTTAAAAGGAAGTAAAGAACAATCAAACATGTATAGATAATGAAGACCCAAATAATAAAACTTGCATTAATAGGGatttaatatccaaaatttggaaataataaCGATGAACACCAAGAACAATATATTGATTCTATGCTAAAAGTTGAGAGAGTAAAAGACTAAAGTTATGACTACTTGATTAATCTCTCCAAAGTGGCTACATGAAATGACCTAAAAAGATAATGTGCTATATATAGTTAAGtccaaaaagaaaataaaaacatcctATTACAAGTTGTTTGACCAAAAGTAGAAGTGGGTCAAGAGAGCACAAGAACCCAAAAAGATTTAAACAACTGAGAACAgggccttctcgatcgagaagcttcattTAACTCAGTTTCTAGATCGAGAAGCAAGGATTTCCAATTCCCTGCATATTTTTAGAGGTGTTGACTTTGCCTTTTAGAGGTGTTTGCTAtctttttaatgtaatatagTATAACTAATGAGGGTATTCATgacattttatcattttagcaATAAATGactgcctataatttgggacaaagaAACTTAGAATAGtgtctatcaatttgggacagggagtatataatatatgatgATAATTTTACACCTTataaatttcacattttaaataatatcattaaaatGAATGTAACAATAGAatgtttttcatttaaatttttgtattttgtcaaattatagtatctttttgaaattatatatgtacaaaaagtttacatgttttttctatcttaaatatttgaatttaccactaaatttaatataatttctttaatgtaaaaacatatataaaaatagaaaaataacttaaataaattttgaacaaATTCTACCAACCTAACATAAAACATAGTAATGTTTAGAGAAAAACATATTGAACATTCTCCGCAGATcgtagaataaattttaaaattaaattatgtgtTTATGGTTTATCATAATACATTGAAGCGCTTcttaattttcattaataaaaataaactcacTTTATACAGGAAGACAacccattaaataataaacaaaatcaatccgtaattaaaatattaattaaaaatattgtttttggtgaataaataaatagatttcTAACTATATACTTGTGAAATAATCGTtagataatataataaaaattaaaataatgtattCATTTactttagttattttttttaaagcaaAGCGAGGGTTTCGTAGTAATTTAAAAGAGAGAGGGACAACAAGTTTCGGAGTAATTCCTGTTATTATAAGGAATTTATATAAGATTTTTTTGAGTTATAAACTTGGACACCAAGTTTAAAGAAAAACTTGGACACCAAGTTTAAATATTAAGTTGGAAAAGATAAATTTGAACACCAAATATATACCCACAGATTTCTTCTCGGTAACAAATACCCATCGCTGCCGCCTCTCCTCGCCAACAGGTATGTgcttttttctcttctttataTGCTTAAACTACGtgtttgaattttgtttattgTTTCTTTGATTTGGGTTCTTTTGAAttgcttttaattttatcctaaAACTGAATTCAAAGTGTGTGTTTTTCTCTGCTTCTGCTTATATTTCTTGAATGCTAATGATTTGttcatattataattaaattttcctTGAATTTAAACGAAAGTGTTGCCAAAAATATGTTGCAAATCAATAGTTGGAAGTTTAAAACTTGTGTGTTATCCAAATATGTTCTTTGTTAGAATATGAATATATCAGGAAGTAATTTATGTCAATCAATTAGAATACTTGATTGTAGGGATTTACCCAATTACGAAAACTTCCTAACTGCGTGTATTTAGAGTCGTATGTATATTCTTGAATCAAATACAACAACACATTATTGCTCTAATCTATCATCTTGATAAAATCTTTTGCTTACAGTGTCTTTTTTATTGCAGTTCCCATCGTTTTTGTGAAATGCCAACATAGGAGGATACACAAAGCTTCGCCAGGAGAGACCGTCTCTTGGAGATTGAGCGAAAGGCTCGAGCCTGGTGGGAGGAAAAAGATGTTTTCAGGTCTGAATCTGGTAATAGCCCTCCTGAACCAGATGAGAAGTTTTTTGGAAACTTTCCTTTTCCATATATGAATGGATTTTTGCATCTCGGACATGAATTCTCGTTATCCAAGCTTGAGTTTGCCGCTGCCTATCATAGATTGAGAGGTGCTAATGTTCTCTTGCCATTTGCTTTCCACTGCACTGGCATGCCCATCAAGGCTTCAGCGGATAAGCTTCGTAGGGAGATTGAGCTGTTTGGTAATCCACCTGTATTTCCCAATGAAGTGGATGATCGGGTGGAATTAGAAACAGATACGGGTTATGCCCGTGAAAATTTTCCATTAGATAAGTTTAAGGGCAAAAAGTCCAAGGCTGCATCAAAATCAGGAGGACAAGTGTACCAGTGGGAAATCATGCGCAGTTTTGGGCTCTCGGATATTGACATATCAAAGTTCAAGGATCCTAATGAATGGTTGACATATTTTCCGCCTCTAGCTATGGAAGATCTTAAGGCTTTTGGTTTGGGTTGTGACTGGAGGCGTTCATTTGTGACAACGCCTAAAAACCCTTACTTTGATTCTTTTGTGCAGTGGCAGATGAGAAAATTGAAAGCCATGGGGAAGATTGTAAAAGATGTGCGCTACACAATATTCTCTCCCTCAGATGGCCAGCCATGTGCAGATCATGACAGGGCAAGCGGTGAAGGAAAGCAGCCCCAAGAATACACTATCATCAAAATAGAAGTGCTGCCACCTTTCCCTCCTAAATTGGGCCCTTTAGAAGGGAAAAATGTGTTTCTAGCTGCTGCTACACTGAGACCTGAAACAATGTACGGGCAAACAAATGTATGGGTATTGCCTGATGGTGAATATGGAGCTTTTGAGATTAATGAAACAGATGTGTTCATTCTTACAGAGAGAGCAGCTCTAAACCTAGCCTATCAGAACTTCTCAAGGTACCCTCAGAAACCTAGCAGCTTGGTTGAGCTAACTGGTTATGATCTCATTGGTTTACGCTTGAAGTCTCCACTTTCTTTCAACGAGGTCATATATGCTCTTCCCATGTTAACTATTCTGACAGACAAAGGAACTGGGATTGTGACTAGTGTACCTAGTGATGCTCCTGATGATTATATGGCATTGCATGATTTGAAAGCAAAACCTGCTCTGAGAGCTAAGTATAATTTGAAAGATGAATGGGTGTTGCCATTTGAGATCGTGCCAATCATCAATATTCCAGAATTTGGAGATAAGGCTGCTGAAAAAGTTTGTCTGGATCTCAAAATTAGGAgcccaaatgaaaaagaaaaacttgCAGAAGCCAAGAGGCTGACCTATTTGAGAGGATTCACAGATGGAATAATGCTGGTTGGAGAACTAACAGGCAGAAAAGTCCAGGAAGCAAAGCCATTAATTAGGGCTAAGCTCGTTGCGACAGGCGAGGCAATTATATACAGTGAGCCTGAAGAGCGAGTTGTGTCGAGGTCCGGTGATGTTTGTGTTGTTGCTCTCACTGATCAATGGTACATTACTTATGGAGAAGAAGAATGGAGAAAACTGGCTAAGGACTGCCTGTCCAATATGAAACCCTACTCTGATGAGCATCGAAATAACTTTGAGCATACTTTAAGCTGGTTGAATCAGTGGGCTTGTTCACGATCTTTTGGGCTCGGTACTCGCATTCCCTGGGATAAAGATTTTCTTGTTGAATCCTTGTCTGACTCCACCATTTACATGGCTTATTACACTGTTGCTCACCTTCTTCATAACGACGACATGTATGGCTCAAGCAAGGCCAATTCTGTTCAGCCTGCAGAAATGACAGATGAAGTCTGGGATTTTATCATCTGTAAGGGTCCATACCCCAAGTCATCTAATATACCTTCAAGTTTACTTGAGAAAATGAAGCAGGAGTTTGAATATTGGTACCCATTTGATCTTCGAGTTTCCGGTAAGGACCTTATCCAGAATCACTTGACTTTCTGTATTTACAACCATACAGCCATCATGGCTAAGCACCACTGGCCTCGTGGATTCAGGTGCAATGGGCATCTACTGCTTAATTCGAAAAAGATGAGCAAGTCTACTGGAAATTTCATGACACTGCGCCAGGCGATTGAGGAATTTTCTGCTGATGCAACACGGTATTCTCTCGCTGATGCCGGGGATGGTGTTGATGATGCAAATTTTGTGTCTGGAACTGCAAATTCTGCAATCTTTCGTCTCACTAGAGAACTTTCCTTCATGGAAGAGGACTTGGCTGTTGACTCATATCTCAGAGTGGGTCCCCCATCTACTTATGCTGATCGAGTGTTTGAAAACGACATAAATTTGGCTGTCAAATTGACCGAGCAAAATTACCAGAAATGCATGTTTAGAGAAGCTCTACTAACTGGGTTTCAATATTTGCAAGCTGCAAGGCTTGATTACAAGTCTTCATGTGGCTCTGGGCGTATGAACCGCAATTTAGTGTGGCGTTATATGGATGTGCAGATTCGCCTTATTGCTCCAATATGTCCACACTATGCAGAATATATGTGGAGGGAAATTTTGAGGAAGGACGGGTTTGTGGTGAATGCAGGTTGGCCAGTTGCTGCTGATCCCGACCTAACTCTGAAGGCTGCAAATAATTATTTGCATGACTTAATTGATAATATGAGGAAGACACTTCATGAACAGCTCTCAGGCTCTAAAAAACCCAATAAGGGAGCTCCAGTTTCAACATTAACTGCAGGCAACGTAATAGTTCTTATATTTGTGAATGAGCAATATGATGGATGGAAAGCAGAATGTTTGAGGATACTTCAAAGCAAATTTGACAGTAAGAATTGtagttttaagccagatgcagATGCGGACATAGAAAAACAATTAATGAATAGTTCAGTTGGTCAGGAGAGAGATTATAGGCAAACAGTCGtgccttttttgaaatttaataagaaCAAGGCTATTAAGTTGGGGGCTCAGTCCTTGGATTTGAAGTTACCATTTGGAGAAACTGAGGTCCTTAAGGAGAATATTGATTTGATCAAGAGAAAACTTGGGGAGAATAATGATTTGATCAAGAGAAAACTTGAGATTGGGGAGATTGAAATTTTGTGTGCAACCAATACTGAAGATGTCTCTAAAGCTGGTCCTCAGGTCTCAGTGCTGAACAAAAAATTCCCCTCTCCTGGAGAGCCAACGGTCATCTACTTGACCAGGTGAGGTGACATCCACACCTCTAGAGACACCTTATATTACACTTAAATGTTCATTTCTTTCTTACATTATGCTTTAAAGCTGTTTTGAATTATTGGCTTCTCATCTCTGTGTTTTTACAATAACAGGCAGGACACTGTCTGATAGTTGTGTCTTATGGGTTGCTTTGGGGAGAGAAAGAGAGACAAACCAAAGCTTCTTTTGCAGAATTGGCGTCCGCTTCATGACATTGGCATGTTCTATTAGCAATGACAGCATGTTGATTTAGAGCGGATATTTGAAGCTAGTTAagattttgaattttctttAATGTGATGATTTAGGCTGGTTAAGATTTTGATCTAACTTTAGGATGGAATAGTAATTATTCTTGTCATAAGCTTCTGATATATTAAGCATGTTATTAAAGTATAGTATTTTCATTCTGTTGGCTAATGGTAGTGAAAGAAAACAGTAAGGACCATTTTCTCTTGTGTTTTCTCTTTTCTTCGATTTTGGTATTTTTGCATTTCATTGCAAcatagaattaattttttagatatatGAGTCATTTGTAAGAACTATGCCTTTTAACTGTCTCATTGTTTATGTGCTCACAACGGGTGACTTCATACAGCTTCTTTTCATTCACTAGTGCACTCCTCTTCAGGTTCTCTCTTTCCCCGTCTATTATTTTCATGTTCTTTTGATTTACAATATGTTGGAGATGATGTGCGGCCGTATTTCTCAGTCGCTTTGTGGAGAAAGCAACTGTCATTTAATGATTCTTCTTCACttacttagggttttgattcaTGCTTGTActgaatttatttataatgCTACTGCTAAACTAAGTaaagtttttatcaattttgtttGAGATTgaataaaatcgcaaaaaataagTTTGAGCTGAAGTTTATTAGTTATCGATTCATAGTAACAGTCGGGCtgaattttgtttgttttcttgATTTATGATATTCTAGAAGCTAGATTATTAAAATGCAAGGTTTGATTACCGATTCAAAGATGGATTTTAGCATTTCAGTTTCTTATTTGTTGTAGAATCAGTTATCAGTTTTGTAAGTCTTAAGTTCTTGAGATTGAATCCCTAAATGTCATAACTCATAAGGATACATGTAAGAGATATAATTTCTCTAATTTTGTTTCTTATTATCTTTGTTATCTCAGCCGGTGTAGGTCTTCTATTATTCTCTGAATTATCACTGATTCGCAGCCTTTAGATCATATGTATCTTTCTCTTCCTATGAAATGATGAATTGTCGAATAGCATACATCCAATACTTTGACATTCTTCATTGTTCTTAAACTGTGTGcttgatatataaataataatttggcTGCTACTTGAAAATTGAAATGTACTTAATATATCCTTGTATTTTGTTCTGTAGACAGATGTAGTCAATTGTTATTTCTCATTCAGTAATCTTAATGTTTTGTTGTCTTAATGAATCAAAATCTTTATtaatacttaataaatataCCATGTTTCAGGGATATATCTTCTTACAATTTTGCGGCATAGTTCTGACTAGTTGAGCAACTAGAAGTATAAACATGATTTTGCGTGTTTGTAAGTTGTTTTCAGCTTGTCTGTCACATGTAATT
This region of Mercurialis annua linkage group LG1-X, ddMerAnnu1.2, whole genome shotgun sequence genomic DNA includes:
- the LOC126671049 gene encoding leucine--tRNA ligase, cytoplasmic-like, with translation MCWCKNIHEVIWDVFSFWNWCLFAHSAILLAIAIHLPRTSNIFGFFHMGSNVLAFIIFFQAVFYLSTFTSYHTAFQEDTQSFARRDRLLEIERKARAWWEEKDVFRSESGNSPPEPDEKFFGNFPFPYMNGFLHLGHEFSLSKLEFAAAYHRLRGANVLLPFAFHCTGMPIKASADKLRREIELFGNPPVFPNEVDDRVELETDTGYARENFPLDKFKGKKSKAASKSGGQVYQWEIMRSFGLSDIDISKFKDPNEWLTYFPPLAMEDLKAFGLGCDWRRSFVTTPKNPYFDSFVQWQMRKLKAMGKIVKDVRYTIFSPSDGQPCADHDRASGEGKQPQEYTIIKIEVLPPFPPKLGPLEGKNVFLAAATLRPETMYGQTNVWVLPDGEYGAFEINETDVFILTERAALNLAYQNFSRYPQKPSSLVELTGYDLIGLRLKSPLSFNEVIYALPMLTILTDKGTGIVTSVPSDAPDDYMALHDLKAKPALRAKYNLKDEWVLPFEIVPIINIPEFGDKAAEKVCLDLKIRSPNEKEKLAEAKRLTYLRGFTDGIMLVGELTGRKVQEAKPLIRAKLVATGEAIIYSEPEERVVSRSGDVCVVALTDQWYITYGEEEWRKLAKDCLSNMKPYSDEHRNNFEHTLSWLNQWACSRSFGLGTRIPWDKDFLVESLSDSTIYMAYYTVAHLLHNDDMYGSSKANSVQPAEMTDEVWDFIICKGPYPKSSNIPSSLLEKMKQEFEYWYPFDLRVSGKDLIQNHLTFCIYNHTAIMAKHHWPRGFRCNGHLLLNSKKMSKSTGNFMTLRQAIEEFSADATRYSLADAGDGVDDANFVSGTANSAIFRLTRELSFMEEDLAVDSYLRVGPPSTYADRVFENDINLAVKLTEQNYQKCMFREALLTGFQYLQAARLDYKSSCGSGRMNRNLVWRYMDVQIRLIAPICPHYAEYMWREILRKDGFVVNAGWPVAADPDLTLKAANNYLHDLIDNMRKTLHEQLSGSKKPNKGAPVSTLTAGNVIVLIFVNEQYDGWKAECLRILQSKFDSKNCSFKPDADADIEKQLMNSSVGQERDYRQTVVPFLKFNKNKAIKLGAQSLDLKLPFGETEVLKENIDLIKRKLGENNDLIKRKLEIGEIEILCATNTEDVSKAGPQVSVLNKKFPSPGEPTVIYLTR